One window of the candidate division KSB1 bacterium genome contains the following:
- a CDS encoding penicillin-binding protein activator LpoB: protein MVFFFVGSFGQLKPHIAILNLEGRGISESEATTLTGQLRGHLVNLGTFIVLDRHKMEDILKEQGFQQSGCTLTEYTVRAGRLLNVQKMVAGSIGKIGKTRAVNIFMIDVESGRIEKSFNRNAGGEIDSLLQILHDIARDFAGKKVVQADDLLGAERRGSFRQQQTARQNAALSQRDLWQQF from the coding sequence CATCGCCATTCTCAATCTCGAGGGCCGGGGAATCTCCGAAAGCGAGGCCACGACGCTGACCGGCCAACTGCGCGGGCACTTGGTGAATCTCGGCACGTTCATCGTGCTGGATCGCCACAAGATGGAAGATATTTTGAAGGAGCAGGGTTTTCAGCAAAGCGGCTGCACGCTCACCGAATACACGGTGCGCGCCGGCCGGCTGTTGAACGTGCAAAAAATGGTGGCCGGCAGCATCGGCAAGATCGGCAAGACCCGCGCCGTCAACATCTTCATGATCGACGTGGAATCCGGCCGCATTGAAAAGTCGTTCAATCGCAATGCCGGCGGAGAAATCGACAGCTTGCTGCAAATCCTGCACGACATTGCCCGCGACTTCGCCGGGAAAAAGGTCGTACAAGCTGACGATTTACTCGGCGCCGAAAGGCGCGGAAGTTTTCGCCAACAACAAACGGCTCGGCAAAACGCCGCTCTCTCTCAACGTGATCTTTGGCAGCAATTTTAA